GTTGACAGAATGGGCGTGAAAATGTCGATGACCAAGCCGTTTTCCGTCTGGCGCAGGGGTGAGTAGTGCGCGACGGGGTCGGCGAAGGTTTGGGCGATCAGTGTCATCTGTTGGGGGGAAAGCGTGCGCTGATGCGCGTCGGAGGCGATGATGGTCTGACCGTCGCGGTGCACGATCCGACCAGACAGGAAGCCGGAAAAGGCGGTGAAATCGGCGAACGTCTGCTGCATGAGCGGGAACTGATCGGCCAGTTGGACCATTTGCTCGCGTTCGGTGGTGTTTGGAATGACGCCCGTGATCAGGAAGCTGGGATCGGCCTCGATCATGTCCAGATCCGTGGCGTAGAGCCGGAACAGATCCGAGGCGATGAGTTGGTCCGTTTGCTGGGCTAGGCTGGACAGCCAGGAGCGCAGTACCTCGACCCGGCTGTTGGCCAGCAATTCGAGACGTTCCCGGACCTGGGCGTGGAGTTCGCGTTCCTTGACCTTGATGCTCCATCCGACCCAGACCATCAGGGCCGCGACCACCAGGGCGATGAGGGTCACGCCCATGGTCAGTTCTGCTTTGTGCTCGGACAGTGCGGGCTGGTCGCCCCCGGTATGTGCTGTCATCATCCCTTCTCCAACTTAAGGTTTCGCCATGGGAATATGCGACCACCGGTATTCCTCGTTCACGGAATACTGGGGGACATAATGGGTGTATTTGTCGTGGGTGAAGACCATGCTGGTCATGTTGTCCAGAATATAGGCTTCCCCGCGCACGAAAACCGCCAGGACCGCGTGCCCAAGACCTCGGATGCGGTCCCGGACGGCCACGATGCGCAGATCCGAGGCGGCGAAGCCCAACTCGCGCAGGGCAAAGTATTTGATGATGGCGTAGTCCTCGCAATCACCGGATAGTTTCAGAAATTCCCTCGGGGTGGCCCACCAGTCCGAAGCGCCGTAGATGTCCAGATCCAGCCCGTAGGGCCATTTGTTGAAAAAGACGTTGACCATCCGCAGTTGGCCCATGGGGTCTTGGCTTCTTGCGTCGCGGATGATTTTTTGCCAGCTGGCCGCGCCCGCCGGGCAGTTGGTGGAACAGGAATTCAGTGTTTGGATCTGGGCCCCGGCCTTGGACAGCACCCGCTTCCATTGGGGCAGGGCCTTGAACGTGCCCCGGAACGCGACGCTGCGCAACAATTTCACGCTTTGGTCCGGCCCGGCCATGCCCGTCCGGGGCAGGGCCAGGACCGCCAGGAGCAGCGTCAGGGTGGCCAGGACGCGGATCGGCACGTCATCGCTCCCGCAGGGCGTTTTGCTTGGCTTTGAGAATGGGTTTGAGCAGGTAGTCCAGCACGGATTTCTTGCCCGTCAGAATGTCCACGCTGGCGGTCATGCCCGGAATGATGGGCAGCTTTTCCCCCTTGTAGGTCAAGGCGTTGCTCGTGGTGCGCAGTTTGACCTTGAAAAAGCTGTCCCCGCGCTGGTTCTCGATGGTGTCGGCGCTGATCTGCTCCACCGAACCCTCCAGGCCGCCATAGATGGAAAAATCATAGGCCGTGATCTTGACCATGGCCTTTTGTCCCGGATGCAGGAACGCGATGTCGGCCGGGGTGATGTTGGCCTCGATGAGCAGGGTGTCGTCCAGGGGCACGATCTCCATGATGGGCTCGCCCGGCTTGATCACGCCGCCCGCCGTGTTCAGGACGATTTGCTTGATGGTGCCGCGCACCGAACTGCGGACATCGGTCCGGGTCACCCGGTCCCGGCCGGCGGCCAGGGTGTGGAGGATGGATTCGAGCTCGAACTGGTGCTTGTTCATTTCTTCCAGGGCCATGGCCTTGTATTCCGCCAGACGCTGGGCCTGGCGTTCCTTGATTTCCTGGGCCGCCTGCTGGGTGCGGGGGATGGCCGCGCCCAGGGTTTGCAGGTCGCCACGCAGGGACACCACGTCCCGCTCCAAACTGAGGTACTCGACCTTGGGGTAGACATTTTTTTGCATCA
The genomic region above belongs to Deltaproteobacteria bacterium and contains:
- a CDS encoding HlyD family type I secretion periplasmic adaptor subunit, encoding MPNPFLGENELRFMSEVDAALHRRGHRWTYVLSATIYLMLAAFLVWAHFAILDEVTRGDGQVIPSQRVQVIQNLEGGILEETLVRENQIVNKGDILVRISNEVAQSTLRDAASQARAHQAAIARLEAEANGQEPVFPDEVKTKAPHLVHDQMAIYTARQEQLTQELNILKSQYSQRIQEANEMSLRRNQVSRDLKLAQEQMDIARPLMQKNVYPKVEYLSLERDVVSLRGDLQTLGAAIPRTQQAAQEIKERQAQRLAEYKAMALEEMNKHQFELESILHTLAAGRDRVTRTDVRSSVRGTIKQIVLNTAGGVIKPGEPIMEIVPLDDTLLIEANITPADIAFLHPGQKAMVKITAYDFSIYGGLEGSVEQISADTIENQRGDSFFKVKLRTTSNALTYKGEKLPIIPGMTASVDILTGKKSVLDYLLKPILKAKQNALRER